DNA sequence from the Anser cygnoides isolate HZ-2024a breed goose chromosome 7, Taihu_goose_T2T_genome, whole genome shotgun sequence genome:
TCTTTCCCCTCCCAaaccccttccctccctgcccaccaACCCCCTTACCCTCCCTCTTGGTAAGGAAACCAAAACAGTCTACTGGAAGCCCCATGGGGAAGCAGGAGCCCCGGCGGGCAGGGCGCCTGGCCcgtgggcagccaagctcagCGTGTTTCAGTCTGACCCCAAACCCTCCCTTTCCCGGGACAGCCAGTAATGGGAAACAGGGACGAGGCGACGTGGGGCTGCTCTTCAGTGCTTGGCCGACCCCTTCTCCCTGCACGCCTGTGAGATTTTGGTGGAAGACATCTTGCCCGCCAATTTATCTGGCAGATGGTGAGAAAGCATTTCAGTTGATTGGCATCTCTTTGTAGTGCATTTATAGGCATGGCCCTTCAGACTTGAAACCTTTAGGAACTGGGAGTTGGACAGATATaaaatatgtgtatgtatatatatatatcatgtatatatacaaatacatacatattaaaatatgcctttttgttttgtacatgAAATAACCCATGAAGTAGACCTTAAAACCAAAAACCCGCATAAAGCAAGCATGTCCACCGAGGCGGTGTTCTGCCTGTCTTGCTTTACTGCTTCAGTCATTTCCAGTCAGACAGGAATACCTTTGCCAGTGTACATCCAAAGCATCCCTTTTGCAACAATCAACTCCCCCTTGCacatctccttcccttcctcaaaTCCCATTtcaaaaaaggaagtaaaataaaagttggCACAATCCCTCTAAGGCTTCCGCCTGTCTGGTTATTGAGAGCACAACCTTGCACCTAAAGATTCAGAAATGGAGCACGAGTAGCCTGGGTGAGAGCAAGCATCCTCAGGCAGGGCAGCGCgggtgggagcaggaggaaacCTCTCCTTGCTGAGGTTTCCCCAGCTCACTGGATGGGACCAGTGCCTCTAGGCTCCTTGCAGCCCTCCTGGCTCCAAACAGCACCTCCTGGAGAGGTCAGCTGCAGGAACCTGACCAGCTAGCCTGTCCCCATGCTATGTCTTTTGAGAATGGTGTAAAAGAGAGCTGGATCTCCTGAGATGTACTCACACCAGCAGGACCTGCTGCTTCAACCGATGCAGAGGGACACGGTGGGTTTCTTCAAGGGCACAAGGAAGCTACACAGACCATGGAGTTGCGGGACATCACTCAGTCAGTCCCCACTCAGTGCAGACTCCTTTTCCTCCATGGGGCACGTACCTCAGGGGCAAGCACAACCctgatattttacttttctcttagagaaaaaagtaaaacatactACCAAGACAAACCAACCTGCTTGAGCGAGTGGGGCAGGCAAAGCTGGTGCAAAGATTTCTGCAACACTGCTAGCATGCACAGAGGAAGCAAACTGCTGAGAAGGGATTCTCGCTAGGAGACACAGAGAGGTCCCCCACATGCAAAGCGTGCAAATCACTCAGTCTTTGCCATCGCCTGttccacagacagcagctgctgtggaaGGTATTGGTGAGCAGACACAGAGCAGTCACAGATGTCAGGCCAAACACACTGTAGCAAAACTACGCTTTGCTCTGACCAAGATGAGGGAGCCAAGTACCCCTGTGCTGGAACAGCTACTGCTCCATCTGCAATGCACATGCAGAGCTCAAgcacaaacactgaaaacacacaTCCAAGACAAGACCCAGATCTTACCTTGTTGCTGGGTAccagtgctgctgtggtggCTTCAGTGACGGTGGCTCTGCTCTAGATCCTCCTCTCTGGGGTCTCCCCACCAAGGCCTCACCTCGGTGCCCTCCCACTGACTCCCTGTCTGCCCCAGCTCTCCTCcccaggggaaggagcaaggcCCCAGCACCTCTCATTTCCTCTCCCCCTCTGGCTCTCCCACAGCTGGGTCCCATCCTCTGCCTGATCCCCTGAGCCAGCTGGTGCCACAGCCCTCTCCTGCCCCTACAACAAGCTGCTGAGCCcttcaggcagctgctgctcccccagcatCTCCACGCACCCTGCCCTCCACCCCACGCTGACCTCGAGTGCAGGTGGGAACACGGCAAAGCCAGAAGAAACATCTCTCATGAAATCGCAGCTTTGCCTGGAGAAGAAATCAAAGGGAGGCCCAGCTTCCCCTTCCCTTGGGTGATGTGTCTAAAGAGGGAAAGCCCAACTGGAGCTGAGAGCAACACGAgctccttcttcctttcaacCTGCTCTGGTAGCTGCGTGTTGCCTTCAGCAGCTCCATGTTGAGATGAACTTGTGGTGATCCAGCTCTCGTCCCGCAGCGAGGATGGAGTTGGGGTgagatggggtgggatggggtgcaGCAGGGGAGCCCGGGACAGgtggagcagggagcagaggggacaCGCTGATCGGATggggccagcagctgctgagcgTTGCAGGATTCAGCCTACGACAGGCAGCCCACATGCATGGAGTGAGAGGCCAACCCCAGCACATGGCTCTCCTGATCTCCTTTTGGAGAAAAGCCTTTGGGGGAAAGCCAAAACCCAGTTCAGTTACTGATTTTTCAGACTGAGATTTTCCACGCAGCCATTTTTATTACCTTTAGGCCAGACCAGTCTGATTTCTGAGCAGGACAGACTCAGTCAGTACCTGCACCAGGCCACGGCTGCGTGCAAGTGCACGGCCAGTGGCTCTGCAGGTGGGCTACTGGGAACAAGATTCTCCTCCCCAGTCCTGTATGGAGAAGACGGCGGGGTCTGTCTCTGCAGTCAGAGGTACTGCACCATGCAGCATCCAGACCAGGCGGCAACCACACACCAGCTCTGAGCTGAGAGCACTTTGTACAATGGCACCAAATGACTAACAGAACTTGGGGAAAAACCTTAAAATCTGCAGACACCAGAGATGGCCAAAAGCAAATAACGGTGCGAGCAAATTGGCAGCAGAGAGCCCTGGGAGAGGTCCCCTGCTTTCCAAATGCCACCTGCCCTCCCGATGCAGCTGAGCCAGCGCAGCCTCCCGcactcagctccttccccagggTCCCAGGACGTGGATGAGATGCTCACTGGTCCAGCACAAATACATCGGGTACCCTGCAGACCTTCCCCAGGacctctctctccccccaggtccccaggaCATCCCTAGCTGTGTCTCCCTGATGCTGCAGCCCAGTTAGGTGGGGTTTAGCAGGCTCCTGCTTATTCTAAAGGCCGGTTAGGCAAGAAGCTTTGTCACTGGATACTTCCCAATCTGCAAATATAGCAAGCACACATTCTCctccatcatccagatcattaatgaaaacGTTGAACAAAACCAGACCCGGAACAGATGTCCCTGAACTTCACTCAGCGTAACTCTTCTTTTTCAACAGTGAACCCTAGATAACTCTCTGGGTATAATTATCCAATGGGTTTTGTCCCTACCCAACATCCCATCCACATCATGTTTTAAAGGTTGCTTAAGAGCCTAGTGCATGACACGGGTCAGAAGCCTTAAAAATCCACCGAAATGGCAGCCAGGGCTCTTCTTCACCATGCCCTTACCTGTCACAGGAGCAAATCAGATTGCTTTGACCAGGTTCTGTCCTTGGCAAGTCCCCATGGCTCCTGCTCATCTCCACTGCTTACAAGCAGTGAGATTATCTGTTCCAGCGGTTTTTGGTGGGTGAGGGGATTTAGCTGTCAGCAGGTCCCGGCTTTTGGCCCCAGTCCCTTCTGAAAGGGTAAAAAGCTTGCATTTTCCGGTCTCTTTATGCCTCACTGTCCCTCAGCAGTTCTCATAGATAACAGCAAACGTTTCTGGGCTTGCTTAGCAGGAAGTTCATCACGCCCACATGGTCTGAAAAATTCCTGTTAATCTAAATGCTCCCTTTCTTGGGCTTTCCctattcaaggccaggcttgTAGCCCCCACCACTGGCATGGCTTGTGCTGCCCACTTCCTCATAGCTGTTCTTTTCCAAAGGCTAATGTAAAGTGTGCAGAACAGTTGGGTCTTCTCAGTGGCTGCCAGCAGCGCTTTCCCTCCCTGCCGAAAAGCCACGCAACACCATCCTTGGTTATTCTCTTACTGTTAGTGCAGTGGGGAATTGTTTTCTGACATCTTGCTTGGTGCATGCCAGCTTTTACCGTGGTCTGGTATCACAGCTCCGAACTGCAGGCTGGGTGTGAACGCCCAAGCTCCTGCTGGAGTTGTTCAATACTGGGCTCAGGTAGCGAGCTACCTGCGAGAGATGGAGCCAATTCCTGTCGACAATTCCTGCCGATAATTGCCTTGGGGCACCTGGCTGCATCCAGGCATGGGAAAAGGCTTGGGCTGGGTATGTTCCCTTACCACCTCTGGCCAGCAACACCCCAGCCAAAGTCCAAATTTCTGCACGGGCACCTAAATAACATTAAAACTGAAGAGGATTCCTTGCAGCCCAAAGCCTTTGCTGGCTACCTGGGGTCAGCAGCAGCGTGGTGCTGCCCGGGGCCAGCTAAGGCGAGCTGTCCCTGCCAGAGGGGGCCTCCAGCGGCAAATGCCACTGCCGGGCTGTCGCCACCCGGGCCACCgcagcacagccccacctcTCCGGAGGCCCCCTCTAAAAGCAGGTGAGGTGGTGTCACCTAGCGGCTGCTGGCACCCAGGacagcctgggggggctggccCCACAGGGCGTCCTGCTGCCACCCGGGCTGAGCAGGGGATGAAGCTGGGGGACACGGTAGTCTTCCTCGCAACTGCACGGGGCCCCCCAGGTGGCTTCAGCTGCTCGTCTACCCCACAGGAGCTGCCATCAATTGCTGCcatcaaagacaaaaaaatctaTATCAAGTGCATCCCCTCCAACAGGGCTGCTTGCTCTTGCAGCTCGCCAGCACTACGCAAGCTGGGCTTTTCTTCACGGAGTGCCGGGAGGAGTCATCTCCACAAAGACGTCCATGTGCCCACGGGGATGCCCGGCTGGGCTGAGCACTGCTGGGGCAGCCAGAGGCTCGGGGAGGAGAGAGCCGGCACGGCCCAGCAGGGACCGCACCAGGCACAGAAATGCCTCAGATTGGGACGTGCCATCatctggggctgctcctggacGGGCTCAGGCTTCAAGGCTCACCTGACATAGCACGGCACCCTCAAACAGCCACATGGTCGGGTCTGCTGGTAACACAGAAgcctaatttttgtttttgtcattatttCCCTCTCGTTCTCAGTTGCACATGATGAGCAAAGGGACCGAGGCAGGTCAGGCTGTCGGTGACTGCTGAAGGGGGAGCACGAAGGGACAGAGCCTGTCCAAACCTTGCTGTGGCCAAACCAGCAGGATGCAGACGGGGAAAGCAATGCTTCTCCCACAGCCCAGAACAAGGGTTAGGCACGAAAAAGGTATCAAATAATAAACCCATACGCAACAGCATTTATTAGTCATTTTTACATATTACAGCAACAGTTCTTGATGCACCCTGAGAGGAGTTTTTGGACCtttctgcctcccagccccggggctgtcCCTCAGTGGGACCACGGGCAGTGCCTCACTCCGCAGGCCAGCCAGGGctggctctgctcagctcccaggcagcagccagccaggtCGCACCGCTTGGTGCTGTGCAAGGGCGACCCTTGGGGTGACAGCCGCTAACATTTATGTGCTTTTGGGTGCAGCCATACAGGAGGTGGTGTTTCAACCTGTGTCGGTGCATTTAGCATTTACAGCTGATCACATAAGGCATTAACTCAGGCATTACCAGGGCTCAGCTCAGAGGTTGGTGTTGCTTTTCAGTGACAAATTCTGTACTCTGTGAGCAGCTGGGGTGAAGAGCAGCCActcaggctctgctgcctgcccagggcACGGTGAGCCGTGGGCAAAGGGGTCTCCAGCCCCTGACTGCACCCCTCTCCTGGCACTGCCAGCCTGCAACAACCCAAGCCCCCCTCTGGGGAGTCACTGCTGCAAGGACAGGCCAGAGGCCACTGCTCAAGTTAATATGAAGGCTCTCATCCGCAGTGACCCTCATCACCCCAGCCCCGTCAGGTTCTTCAGCTCCAGCCAGGAATTAAAagttcctccttccctctccctccctcccccccagccaattcctccctccccagtttTATTCCCCCTTTGATTTCTGGGTGCTCGTCAGGTAAGCCTTGAAGAAGAAGTTGCAGAAGAGCACCAAGTAACTGAGGTACATTAGGGATGAAAAAGAAACGTTTGACCAGGTGACAGGGCAGACCTTATCCTCCATCCAAAAGATCAGCAAGACGTTCACTATTATGGCTATCAGCATCTGCAGGATCTGTGAAAAGGTGATGGCCATGGCGATGTAGCGGGGCACCCGAAAGCCCGCAGCTCGCACGGAGTAGTAGGAGTACATGAACGTGTGGACGCTGAAGTTCATGACGGCGAACCAGCCGCCGCCAGGCACCATCTCCTTGTAGGCGTACCAGGCGTAGATGAGAGTGGCGATGTGGTGGTACCAGTGGAGGAAGATGAGCTTCTGCTTCCGGAGAACGATGAACACAGTGTCACCTTGGGACGGGGGAGAGGTGCATCGTTAGTCAGGCAAATTGCAGCAGTCGTGCACATTTTCAGGCGAGGCAGAATGAGTGAGCTGCAATGCTAAAGCCATCACCTGGCTTGAGCCCACCAAAACCTAGCTTCACGTTGGATTTGTCTGTACCAATAAAGCCCACATAGGCACCTGTGGTTTGTAGGGAAGAAACTTCCCACTGACACATTCAACCCTCTGTGCATTGCTGCAAGCGCTTTTCCGTCTAACAGACTTGGCACCTGCCAACCAAAACATTGCCACAGACTTTCCAGCAATTCCTGCTCCAGCAAAGCCAGCTCTTGCAGGGTCGATGTGAGAAATCCCTAGGGGCTGCCCCTGGCCTCAGGCTTCCCACTTCACAATTGCCTGTTGGCCTGTGGGGATGAAACCAGAGCAATAACCTCAGGCTGCATCCCTGCAGAGAGAGGACATGAAGATGTATAGGGTTGAGCAATGGGAAGCAAGGAAACGAGCAACGCGTGCAAGGTCAGACAGCCCCGTTCTCTGAGTAACATTTGGACAGAcacctgtgaaaaaaaaaaaaaactacttatAAAAGCAAAGGAGTTCTGAACACATTGCACAGGGAGAGGTTTCAGACTCACCTAGTTCCAGGACTTTGCTCAGGGCAAATAAGTAGGCCCAAAGCTTGGAAATGTGGTGGACGTAGAAGGACTGATCACACACCGACTGCTTGAATCCCATGGAAGACGTGATGGAGGCCATGTACTTCCAGGACCGATGGGTCCCTATGGCACTGCAAGAAAACCAGAGATCTGAAGGCTGTGCCCAACCCACCACAGGACCCTCGGGCAGCACTGCACCCAGGAACATTTGGCTAACTCCATCCTGAAGCTCAGGGCAGCCTCAGGGATGTCTAAACAAACTGTTGCATCCCACAACAGCAGCCGGAGGGCTGAGCAGCAAAGAACACTCCCTCTCATACACCCTCTGCTACAACTGCTTGAGAAGGCATGCAAGGGTAACAACTGCTGCGTTTGATCTAAGAGGGGGGCAGCTGTTCTGGTACTCCATCTCCTAACAGAGGCCAACGGTGCATGCCCAGGGAGAACACAAACGGGGCAAACACGTCCTTTGTGTCCCCATTTCCTCTCACAGTTTCCACCAATCTGTGGTTCGTGGTCCCCAGACCTCAGATGGGGCTTTCAtgtttcacaagaaaaaaaaaaatctatcaagaGGTACTTATTTACTTCTCTTTTGAATCCAAGTATGCTTGTACCATTTACAACCTCCTGTGGTGGGGAGTTCCTACAATTTAGCAGattacaagggaaaaaattataataaaaaaagaaacaccttttCTTTGCTATcagcaaacatttcatttgcGTAAGATCATCTCGAAACAGGCCACGAGTGGTCGGTCATTCCCTGACCGCTCTCTCCACACAAGTTGTGATTTTACAGACCACTGCCACGAGGGCAACCAGTGACCTTTAGACTTGACCACAGCCAACTTGTGCACGTGGGCAGAGAGCCTGCTCCGGAGTTAGCGTGCAGCAAGGTACTCgtcttgttttgttctctccCCCCAGCCTGAAGAGGTGTGGAGACGTGGAGTCCGCCTGCTTAATTACACAGTATGGGCTGCAGCGTTCTCACCGTCactgcagggagggaggcagcaccAAAAGACTATTTTAGACCGGTGTTCCTCTCTTGCATGGgggatattttttattatttttatttttttaaagaaatcagagCTAGAACTTGGCGGGTAGTGCCGGGCTCTTACCTGAATAAGGCCAGCCCGAGGGACCACAGGGTCAGCGGTGCGCGCAGCTTGTAGCCCCTCCGCTCCTTCATGAAGTGCCGGGTTCCGAAGATCAGCATCACATAAGCCGCAGCGAAGAAGAAGGACTTCTGCCTGCAAGGAAAGCAGAGGGAGCAGTCAGGGAAAGCGCCTGTTTGCAGCAGGACTTCGACAGCCCCGGCAGAGCTCTCCCCAAGAAATGAAACATGTCCTGCCAGCGAGCGAGGAAATCCCTGGGGATGGCAGAGGAGAAAGGGAGCTGTTGCACCCGGGAGGCCCCCGCAGGACCTGGCAGAACGAGGATATGGCAAACTGTGGACAGGACCCTGAGCAGACGCGTGGGTGCGTTTTGTCCCTTTACACACCTTGGGTGGTGCCAAGGGCCCGTTGCGGGGCACGGGCTGAGCTGCAGGCTGTCCCCCCCAGCTGCGGCATTGCTGCATTGTGCGGTGGGGGGAAACGagtgggaagagaaggaagcagagacGTGgacccagagctgcagcctggcccTGACAGCCCGACTATTGTACACGGGGCAAGCAGCAGAGTCCCAGAGGAGCAGGTACACAGATGAGACCTTGGCTGCACAGGTTTGGCAGCCTGGAGCCCAGTGACAAGAGTTGATCGCAGTGTGTCTGACAGAGCGGCACAGGTTCAACGAGCGGGTGACCCCGAGCACTGCAGCaagctctgcccccccccagccactgCCACTGGGAAAAGCAAAAGGGCAAGGAAGTTTCCACGTACTCCAGGAAAGTGGTCGAGCCTCCTACAAAACTTGCCCAAAGAAGCGAggcatggctgcaggagctaaTCTTCCTGTTGGTACAttagggaaaggaggaaagcacCAGCTGGTT
Encoded proteins:
- the ELOVL3 gene encoding very long chain fatty acid elongase 3 isoform X2 codes for the protein MLIFGTRHFMKERRGYKLRAPLTLWSLGLALFSAIGTHRSWKYMASITSSMGFKQSVCDQSFYVHHISKLWAYLFALSKVLELGDTVFIVLRKQKLIFLHWYHHIATLIYAWYAYKEMVPGGGWFAVMNFSVHTFMYSYYSVRAAGFRVPRYIAMAITFSQILQMLIAIIVNVLLIFWMEDKVCPVTWSNVSFSSLMYLSYLVLFCNFFFKAYLTSTQKSKGE
- the ELOVL3 gene encoding very long chain fatty acid elongase 3 isoform X1 — protein: MALGFNLSALPPLREYELERSFDEREALGWMRDNWQKSFFFAAAYVMLIFGTRHFMKERRGYKLRAPLTLWSLGLALFSAIGTHRSWKYMASITSSMGFKQSVCDQSFYVHHISKLWAYLFALSKVLELGDTVFIVLRKQKLIFLHWYHHIATLIYAWYAYKEMVPGGGWFAVMNFSVHTFMYSYYSVRAAGFRVPRYIAMAITFSQILQMLIAIIVNVLLIFWMEDKVCPVTWSNVSFSSLMYLSYLVLFCNFFFKAYLTSTQKSKGE